Proteins from a single region of Salvelinus fontinalis isolate EN_2023a chromosome 15, ASM2944872v1, whole genome shotgun sequence:
- the LOC129811857 gene encoding ovarian cancer G-protein coupled receptor 1-like, producing MWTTSAMTVNMSEAEPDHINCTISHEIHQYLFSVAYILVLLIGVPTNTYSLYHAWLQLRDKNELGIYLLNLTVSDLLYLASLPLWLQYIFQGDDWRQTEWLCQLCGFLLYENIYVSIGFLCCISIDRYLAVVYPFRFTAFRSMRAATLASAFIWLKEIAVGVVFFRHKELSRDSTNQSVCFEHYPMQPWEYPINYYRFAVGFLFPLGILSVSYLRVLRAVGKSVGTQSTQKTRIKNLVTSTIVIFLVCFSPYHVFLLVRTILERDCPFIINIFNYYHVSLLLTSFNCVADPALYCFVSERAQQGIQQAQEACTQALCCCCHRGQHSPVTATGTDSEVATSNENRKVSVTLLTSSSNINNTWVL from the coding sequence ATGTGGACCACGTCTGCCATGACAGTCAACATGTCTGAGGCTGAGCCAGACCACATTAACTGCACCATCAGCCATGAGATCCACCAGTACCTGTTCTCTGTGGCATACATCCTGGTTCTTTTGATTGGCGTTCCCACCAACACCTACTCCCTCTACCATGCCTGGCTTCAGCTGAGAGACAAGAACGAGCTGGGGATCTACCTTCTCAACCTGACCGTGTCAGACCTCCTCTACCtggcctctctgcctctctggctGCAGTACATCTTCCAGGGAGATGACTGGAGACAAACTGAGTGGCTTTGCCAGCTGTGTGGCTTCCTGCTCTATGAAAACATTTATGTTAGTATCGGATTCTTATGTTGTATCTCTATAGACCGTTACCTAGCCGTAGTGTACCCATTCCGCTTCACAGCTTTTCGAAGTATGCGGGCAGCCACGTTGGCCAGTGCCTTCATCTGGCTGAAAGAGATTGCTGTGGGTGTTGTCTTTTTCAGACACAAGGAACTAAGCAGGGACAGCACCAACCAATCGGTGTGCTTTGAGCACTACCCCATGCAGCCGTGGGAGTACCCAATCAACTACTACCGTTTCGCCGTTGGCTTCCTGTTCCCACTAGGCATCCTGTCCGTGTCGTATCTCCGCGTCCTGCGGGCGGTCGGAAAAAGCGTAGGCACGCAAAGCACCCAGAAAACGCGCATCAAGAACCTGGTGACCAGCACCATTGTCATTTTCCTGGTGTGTTTCTCTCCATACCATGTGTTCCTGCTGGTGCGTACCATCTTGGAAAGAGACTGCCCCTTCATAATCAACATCTTCAACTACTACCACGTGTCCCTGCTGCTCACTAGCTTCAACTGCGTGGCCGACCCAGCGCTGTACTGTTTCGTCAGTGAGAGGGCCCAGCAGGGGATCCAACAAGCCCAGGAGGCCTGTACCCAGgccctctgctgctgctgccacaGGGGACAGCACAGCCCCGTCACAGCCACAGGTACAGACTCCGAGGTGGCCACCTCCAACGAGAACAGAAAAGTCTCAGTCACACTGCTGACATCCAGTAGTAATATTAATAATACATGGGTTTTATGA